The genomic DNA AACGCGAAGAGACCAAGGCACGCAAGATCGAGATCGTTGGGGGTGATGCAACGCCCAAGACGATCGAGGCTGAAAACAAGGCCAAGACGGCCGGTGCATAAAACGCACGAGGGTAAACGACGAGCGGTGAATGGTGAGTGCGAACATTCATCATTCACCGTTCGTTGTTTACAATAAGACTATGAGATTCGATAAATTTACGATCCGCGGCCAGGAGGCCGTACAGGAGGCTATCGGCATAGCCGAGAAAGGCCAAAATCAACAGGTCGAGCCAGAACATTTGCTCGCAGCGATGCTTGAGCAGAAAGAGGGCGTGGTCAAACCGATCTTCGGCAAGATCGGTGCGAATGCCGGTGCGATCGCCGGCGAAATTAACGCTGCGATCGAAAAATTTCCCAAAGTAACAGGCGGCCAGCAATATTTCAGCTCGCGCACGAACACGATCTTTCAAGACGCTCAGAAAGTAGCGGAAAAGATGGAGGACGAATATATGTCCACCGAACATCTTTTGCTTTCGATCGCAGCTGAGAAAGAAGGTGATGCGGGACGGATCCTGCGCTCTAATGGAGTTACTCGCGACGATCTCGAAAAGGTGATAACTGACATGCGCGGCGGGTCGAAGATCACGGATCAGAATGCCGAAGAAAATTTTCAGGCACTCGACAAATATGCGCAAGATCTAACGGAGCTTGCCCGCAAAGGCAAGCTCGATCCTGTCATAGGCCGCGACGACGAGATACGGCGTGCGATACAGATCCTCTCACGTCGAACAAAAAACAATCCCGTATTGATCGGCGAGCCGGGCGTCGGTAAGACGGCGATCGTAGAAGGATTGGCTCAGCGGATCGTGTCAGGCGACGTGCCTGAAACGCTGAAAAATAAGCGCCTCGTTTCGCTCGATCTCGGAGCGATGCTCGCCGGTGCGAAATATCGCGGCGAATTTGAAGACCGTTTGAAAGCTGTCCTGAAAGAGATCGAAAAGGCCGAGGGACAGATAATTTTGTTCATTGACGAACTGCACACATTGGTTGGAGCGGGAGCGAGCGAAGGTGCAATTGACGCCTCGAACATGCTCAAACCGGCACTTGCACGGGGCACTTTGCGCTCGGTCGGTGCCACGACACTCGCGGAATATCAGAAATACATCGAAAAGGACAAAGCTCTCGAACGCCGTTTCCAGCAAGTTTATGTCGGGGAACCGAATGTTGAGGACACGATCGCGATCCTCCGCGGGCTGAAAGAACGTTACGAAGTACACCACGGCGTGCGGATCAAGGACGCTGCAATTGTGGCCGCAGCAACGCTCTCAAATCGATATATCACTGACCGCTTTTTGCCGGACAAGGCCATCGATCTTATCGACGAAGCGGCTTCGCGTATTCGGATCGAGATCGATTCGCTTCCGCAGGAGATCGACGTTCTTGAGCGCGAAATTTTGCAGCTCGAGATCGAACGCCAGGCATTGACGCGGGAAACGGATGAGAAATCAAAGACGCGTCTCGATGATATCGAACGCCGCATCGGCGATCTCAACGAAAAATCGTCGGCGATGAAAGCCCAATGGCAGTCCGAAAAAGACGAGATCGAAAAGATGCGTGACGCTAAGGGCAAGCTCGAGCAGGCACGACTCGAACTCGAGCAGGCACGTCAGGCCGGCGATCTGGCCAAGGCCGCGGAGATCCAATACGGCAGCATTCCGGAACTCGAAAAACTGCTCGAATCCGAGCAGGCCCGTCTCGGCGAACTACAGAAAGACGGCGTTTTCTTAAAAGAAGAGGTCGACGAAGAGGACGTCGCCGAGGTCGTTGCCAAATGGACCGGCGTTCCGGTCACCAAGATGCTGCAGGGCGAGATGCAGAAACTTGTCGAGATGGAGTCCGGCCTTCGCAAACGCGTGATCGGACAGGACGAGGCTCTCGAAGCTGTTTCAAATGCGGTACGGCGCGCCCGTGCGGGTCTTCAGGATCCAAATCGCCCGGTGGGATCATTTATTTTCCTAGGCCCGACCGGCGTCGGAAAGACCGAGACTGCCAGAGCGCTAGCTGAATTTCTCTTTGACGACGAAAAGGCAATGGTGCGGCTCGACATGTCCGAGTATATGGAAAAGCACGCGGTAGCCCGCATGATCGGGGCTCCTCCGGGATACGTCGGTTACGAAGAAGGCGGCCAATTGACCGAAGCCGTACGACGGCGTCCGTACTCGGTCGTGCTTTTCGATGAGATCGAAAAGGCCCATCCGGACGTATTCAACGTGCTGCTGCAAATTTTGGATGACGGTCGTCTGACCGATTCGAAAGGACGGGTTGTTGATTTCAAGAATACGGTCTTGATCATGACCTCAAATCTTGGCTCGCGTGAGATACAGGCTGCAACCGAGAATCCGCTTGCTGATCGCGAGATCAAGAAAGATGTACTCGAAGTATTGCGGAACCATTTCAAGCCTGAGTTTCTTAATCGAATCGACGACATCGTCGTATTTGCTCAGTTAACTCGTGATGAGATCGCCAAGATCATTGATGTCCAGCTCGAAAAACTGCGTAGGAATCTCGACGATCGCGGCATTACCATCGAGCTCGAGGATTCGGCTCGTGAGTTGATCATTAAGGAAGGCTACGATCCTGTTTACGGCGCAAGGCCGCTGAAACGTGCGATACAGACGCTGGTGCAAAATCCGCTTGCGGTCAGTCTTCTGAAGGGCGATATCGTTAGCGGAAGTATCGTGAAAGTATCAGCTGAGAACGGCGAAATGAAATTCACACCGGTGGTGAACAGTGCCGAGGCTGGTGCGTAGGCCCCGACGTATAACTGACCGGAGAATGATATTATTGATCTATGTTAATAGGTACGCCCATACGAACGTGTGGGCTCCTGCATTAAAATGTTTAAGAAAAAGAAAATGAACGAGCAAGAAATCGAGTTTGACGAATCAGACGAAGTGAAGATCCCTGTAAACGACAAACGCCGGTTTAGTCCTGATGGCGAACGTGTCGTCGGTGACGAGAAGCCTACAGAACCGGTCAAGTCGGCCGCCGAGATCGCTCTTGAGGCCGCACTTAAGATCGAGACCGAACGACGCGAGGCCGCCGAGGCAAAACTCAGCAGCGTACAGGTCAAATTTGATGAGGCAAAGGCGAATCTGGAGAAAGAAACGGCCGAAATGCGTACGCGGCTAATGAAAACACTCGAGGATCGTGGCAAACAGGCTCAGTTCAACTTCCTGACGACATTGCTTCCGGTGCTCGACAACCTAAATTTGGCAGTCGCCGCGAGCGAGACCGACCCGTCAGTCGAACATCTGCGTGACGGTGTGATCGGAACCGCCAGAAGTTTTGAGCGAGCCCTTATCGATGTCGGCGTCGAGCCGATCGCATCAGTTGGCGTTGCTTTTGATCCGGAGCAGCACGAAGCCGTCGATATGGTCGCGACCGACGCGGAAAACGATGGCAAGATCACCGCTGAATATACTCGCGGTTACAGGTTCGGCGGCAAACTGCTGCGTCCTGCACGAGTTCAGGTCGGGAAAGGTATGGCCGATTCGGCGGCTTAGTAAATACCGCGCCGGAAAATCCTTTTCGGCGCACGCGTCGAAGTGTTATGATGTAGTACAGGCAAATCCCTTCCGTTTGGCCGCATCGAATATTTTAGTTTTACCAATATTTATATGGCAGATATAGACGCATACAAGGATAAATTCAGCGAAAGCGGCAGACGTGTTTTGGAGACCGCTTTGGGCGAATCCAAAAAGCGTGATCAAAATTACGTGTCGATCGAGCACATTCTACATGCAGTCGCATTCGAGGAAGACGATCTTTTTACATCGACAATGCGTGACCTTGCGGTCGATCCGCGTTCGGTCAAAATGCTGATCGAAAAACGGATGGAGAGCGGACGCCAACATACCGGCAGCGGATTTCGAATTGCTCCTGAAACCACCGAGCTCTTCAAACGCGCGATGGATCGTGCTCGTTCGCAAGGGCGGCGTGTGATCGATGGCAGCGATATTTTTTACGTTCTTTCAAACGACGAACGCAGTGTGCTTAATGACGTTTTGCAAAATCTGGGAGTGCCGTCCGATGAGGTTGCAACGAGCGCCCGTACACGCATCCGCAAGCGTGAAAAAGAGGAGGAACGTACCCGTCAAAAATACGAATTGCCCTCATTCCTTCGTCATTTCGGCGTTTCGATGAACAAATTGGCACGTCAGGACAAGATCCCGCCAACCATCGGCCGCGAGCGCGAGATACTGCAGATGATGGAGATCCTCTCGCACCGCGAACGTTCTAATTCGCCGATGCTTGTTGGCGAGCCGGGCGTAGGTAAGACGGCGGTCGTCGAAGGTTTAGCCAGATTGATCGAACTTGAGCCTGAAAAGGTCCCTGCAAGATTGCGCGATGCACATATCGTGCAGCTTCAGATGGGCGGACTTGTCGCCGGGACAATGCTTCGCGGGATGTTCGAGGAGCGGATCAAGGGCATAATCGACGAGGTAAAAGAGAAAGACCACATCATTCTCTTCATCGACGAAGCTCACACCATCATCGGGGCCGGTGCCGCAATGGGGACGACGTCGGATGCGGCGAACATGTTCAAATCGAGCTTGGCCCGCGGCGAACTGCGGATCATCGGTGCAACCACGATCACCGAATACAAAGAGTACATCGCGGACGACGAAGCTCTTGCCCGCCGGTTCCGTCTCGTAACGGTTGACGAACCGACGATGGACCAGACAAAGGAGATCCTGCTCGGCGTCAGGCCGCGGCTGGAGAAGAATTACTCCGTAACGATCTCGGACGAGGCCATCAATATGGCCCTCGAGATGTCTCCGAAGTACATTCGCAATCTGCACCTGCCCGACAAAGCGATCGGCTGGCTCGACACGGCTTCGGTCAAGGTCGAGATCAACGAGCCGCTCGAAATGATCGTCCGGCCCGAGCACATCATTGATGTCATCTCTCAGGAATCGCGTATTCCGAAAGATATGATCTATCGCGACACGTCAGATCGTTTTTCCGCCATGGAAGCCGATCTTGGTAATCGCGTGATCGGTCAGAAAGATGCCGTGCGTGCGGTCGCTGAGAGATTGCGTTTGAACAAAGGGCCTCTGAAAGACAATCATTACGCGCCCGACGGCGTACTGCTTTTCCTCGGCCCGACCGGCGTTGGAAAGACCGAACTCGCCAAAGCAGTCGCTGAATTCATGTTTGGCGACGAAGGCAAGATGATCCGCATCGACATGAGCGAATACGGTGACGGCACGGTCGGCATCGAAAAGCTAATCGGCATGCCTCGCGGTATTGTCGGCTCAGAACGCGGCGGTATTTTGACCGAGCAGCTTCGTGACAATCCGTACACAGTACTGCTGCTCGATGAGGTCGAAAAGGCTTCGCCGTACCTGATGAACATCTTTCTTCAGGCATTCGACGAAGGCTGGATCACCGACGGCCGCGGCAAGAAGGTATATCTTTCGGACGCGATCGTCATCATGACGTCAAATCTTGGCTCGGAAAACTTCAAACGGTACGAAAAACCGCTCGGTTTCGGCCAAAAGACGCTCGGAGATGTGTCGCAGATAAAGGCCGAAGCGATGAAAGCGGCTGAGTCGCGGTTCACGCCGGAGTTTCGAAACCGTATCGACGAGATCATTGTGTTCTCGCCTCTCGTCCTTGACGAAGTTCGCGAGATCGCCAAACTTTACCTCGCCAAACTCCAGAAAAATATGGAACGGCAAGGCAAGGTCGTTGAGGTAACTGAGGCAGCTCTTGACCTATTGACCGAAAAAGGATTCTCACCGGCATACGGTGCCAGATTCCTGAAACGGCACATCGATCAAAAGGTAAAATTGCCGATCACCAATGAATGGAAACTGTCGACAAAATTCATCGTCGATGCCGCCGAAGGCGAGATCACGGTAAAACCGGGCGAGGTTTTCAGCCTCAACTAGACGCAGCAAAAACTTTTTGCATCAAAGGCTTTGGTGATAAAATCATCAAAGCCTTTTTCTATATGAACCGATCAATTCTCAGAACCTTTTTTGCGCTTGTTAGCGTAATTTTTGTATCAACGACATTTACATCCGCACAGACCGATACGCCAAAGCCGCCGCAGACTGAAAAGGCCGAGGCTGTGATCGCAAAGGCCGTGCAGGTGCTTGGCGGTGACCGTTATCTCAAGGTGAGATCACAGATCGGACGGGGCAAATTCAGCGTCATCAAAGAAGGTGCGACGGTCTCGTTTCAGACATTTGTCGATGTCATCGTCTTCCCGGACAAAGAGCGAACAGAATTTAAGGAACGGGGAACTCTAACGGTACAAACCAACTCCGGCGGAACCGGTTGGGTCTATGACGGCGAACAGGAAGTCGTCAAGGTTCAGAACGAAACGCAGCTCGCGAATTTCAAACAGGGCATGCGGACGAGCCTCGACAATCTGCTTCGCGGCGCATGGCGTGGCGATGCCGAGCTCTCATATATCGGCCGCCGTCCCGCTGCTCTCGGCAAACGAAACGACGCCATAAAGCTCTCATTCAAAGACGGTTTCGTGATCGAGTTCGAATTTTCGGTCGACAACGGTCTGCCCCAGAGATCGCTTTATAAAAAGACGACACCCGACGGCGAAGAGGTCAAAGAAGAGGACCGCTATGCCCAGTTCGTCGATATCGACGGCATCAAAACACCGTTCATAATCGACCACGTCACAAACGGCAAACCAACATCGCGGATCAATTACGAAACTGTCGAATTCAACAAGAGCATCCCTGACTCAATATTCACAAAACCCGCGACCCCGAAGGAAGCAAAGAAAGAGATCAAATTCTAATAAAATTTAGCCGCAGATCACCCAGACATCATGGATAGAAAATATCTCTGATCCGTCCTATCCGCGTGATCCGCGGCCAATTTTCTTCCGCTTTACCTCACGAACGCACTTGGCAGCGGCACATCGCCGGCGGCACCGAACTGCTGGATCAGTGTTCCGGCGGTCGAGCGTTGGATGAACCACGTTGAGTTCGAAGGCCGGAATACGCCCGCGTCCGTCTTGCCGTCGCCGTCGTAATCTCCCGCGACAGGCACGTCACCGGTCGTGCCGAACGGGAACGCAAAGTAAGAGAGGTCCTCGCTCCGCAGCACATTCCAAAATCCTGTCGAAGGCCGCCAAAATGCGATGTCGGCCTTGCCGTCACCCGTAAAATCCCCGACGACGGTTTTGTCGGTCGAAGTCCCAAACTGCAACGCCGCGACGATGCTCGTTGCACTTCGCTGGATCCACCACTGAGCTCCGCCGACTGCATTTGGACGATAGATCGCGATGTCGCTTTTTGCGTCACCATCATAATCAGCCGCGACCGGAACATCGCCTGCGATACCAAATTGCTGGATCGTCGTTGGTGAGCCACCGGAATTATTTATGAACCAAGTCGAATTAGAGGGCCGAAAAACAGCAATGTCAGCCTTGCCATCCGCATCAAAATCCGTCGGCACAGGCACGTCGCCGCTCGCCCCAAATGGAGTTGCAAAGAACGATAGATCTTCCGATCTCAAAACATACCAAAACCCGGTCGAAGGCCGAAAGAACGCAATGTCCGATTTCCCATCACCCGTATAATCCGCCGGAACGATCGTATCCGTACTCACACCAAACACCAAGGCACGATTTCCGCCATCGCTGCTCCGGTTATGCCACCATTGGCCAAGCGCAGGACGAAAGATAGAGACATCGGTTTTGCCGTCGCCGTCAAGATCGAATGCAGTTGCATTTCCCGGCAGGTGCCGCGCAACGCAGAAATTATCGGTGCTGCCGGCCGAGGTATTGCGGGTTCGCCCAGCGACGACGATTCTGCCGTCAGGCTGGATCGCTACCGCGTTTGACGTGTCACTGCTGCCGTTGGTCATATCCGAAACTAAAATGCCATTGGTGCCAAAGCTCGCGTCGAGAGTGCCGTTTGCATGGTACCGTAGGAGCACAAAATCAGGACTTCCCACCGTATTAATGCTAACAACTACGATCTTGCCGTCGGACTGAAAAGCAATTTCATTCGCTGAGTCCATTAAGGAGTCAACACTGGTCGTCACAAGGCCGTCGCCATCGAAAGAACTATCTAGGGTTCCATTCGGGTTGTATCGGACGAGAGCATTGTCGAATCCATTGGTTCCGGCCAGAATTATCTTGCCGTCGCCCTGGACCTTCATGTCGAACACGGTCTCGGTAGTGGCGTTCGGAAGGTCCGTTAAGATTTTACCGTCCAGATCAAACGTAGTGTCGAGGGAACCGTTAATATTCATGCGGGCGAGGGCAAAATTACGCGTAGCATTGTTCGCCGGATTGGCAGTGCCTCCGATGAGGATCTGGCCGTTTGCGAGAATATGGACACCCTGCGCGGCTTCACCGGTGGTGCCCCCAAAATCGATCGTTGTGACGCCGTCCCCAGAAAAGGTCGTGTCAAGTACACCTGCCGATGTTAGCCGGGCAACTGCCATATCTGACGTCCCTAAATCGCCGACAACGACGATCGAACCGTTCGGCTGAATGGCGAGTGCATGTATCTCCGCAGGCCCCAAGAAACTGAGGCCGGTAATCACTCCGTCGCCTGAGAAAGTAGTGTCGGGATCGCCGTTAGGCAAAACGCGGACAACTGCCATCTGATTGAAGAACCCTCCCGGATTGAAGACACGTCCGGCCGCGACGATCTTCCCGTCAGATTGAATTGCTGCTGCCTCGAGGACACAATCTGGTAGACCGCTCACAAGTATCGTTACTCTGCCGTCGCCGCCGAAAGTCGTGTCGAGCGAGCCGTTTGGATTGTAACGAGTCAACGCACAGAGTCCTGCATCTGACTCAGGGTCCGTTGATCCAACAGCGACGATCTTGCCGTCCGGCTGGATCAAAACGTCATAAGCTATATCCTGTCCGCCCGAAAAATCCGTCGCGAGCCGACCGTTGCCGTCGAACGTGATGTCAAAGGCTCCGCCCGCCGCATACGCCGGGGACAGACCCACAGACAGGAGCGTTATAGCGAGTGCAAGAGCAACTGACAACGAAATTGCGTGTCGTGTTCGTCTAGATTCCATTACTTTCTCCTCTACCGTCTGCTGATCTAATGCCTTTGAAACTTCATCAGGGGCAGGGTGCTTTCGCGTGATTCACCCATAATGCCTCTCAAAGACCCGATGCAGTTTACGCAGATTCTATCATTGTTTTGCCGAAGCGATCACAGAAAATTCGCTTCACTTTCACAGTCGTGGCACTCACGTTCAATAAAACCGCTCGAACCCGTCGGTCTCGTCGGTGGCTGGCGGTTCGAAGCGTGGGTTTTGGTGTATCTTATGGGGCAAACCGAGATCTATGAGTCGACCATCATCATTGTCATCGGCACAGGCGACCTCATCATTTTGGTGGTAATGGTCGGAAAGAGGCGAAACGCACTTATGGCACCAATTCTCGCTGCGGAGCGGCCAGCGACAGTTTTGTTTGTTCGAAAATGATGTGTCGCACGGCGTCTTTTTATTGTCGCTGACCCCGTTTTTGACTGTCGCCAGCCCCCGAAAACAGTGTCGCTAACCCCTTAAAAACTGTCGCTGAACGGCATTTTCGACAAATTTGCTGATCAAATTGTGGTACGTACCACAATTCAAACCCGAGGTGAAAAATACACGTTTGGTCTTCCCCCGAAACGCGCTTTGCAGGCGCAAAAAGGGCTGCGAATTTTCATTCACAGCCCTTTTTGTCTGAAACCGCGCAAGCGGTCTAAATGAACGCAAAATCGAACTGTGCCTGATGGATCGACTTGTCAGACGTGACATCGATATGGCCGAGGTAGGCCTCGATCTCTTCGAGAACCTCGCGTTCGGTACTGCGAAACGCCTTGGCGACGTCCGGGTGAACCCGCAATGTCGTGTGACGGACGTCATCGACACTGCGTGACAGACGGCGGGCTTCTGACAATATTTCGTAACAGACCGTTATCGGCGATTTGACCCAGCCCGCACCTTCACAATAGTCGCACGGGGCACACATCGTGCGTTCGAGCGACTGTTTGACGCGTTTGCGGGTCATGATAATAAGCCCGAAATCGTTGAACGAGAGCACCTTATTCGGCGAACGGTCGGAGGCGAGAGCTTCCTGCAGTGCCTGCGAAACCTTGTGCCGGTTGCGGCGGTCTTCCATGTCGATCAGGTCGAGCACGATGATGCCGCCGAGATCGCGAAGCCGGATCTGACGAGCGATCTCATCGACGGCCTCCATGTTAGTTCGGGTGATCGTATCCTCAAGCCGGGCATTACCCTTGCCGACAAATTTGCCGGTGTTAACGTCGATCGCGACGAGAGCTTCGGTCTGATTGATGACGAGGTAGCCTCCCGATTTGAGCCAAACACGCGGCTTGAGTGCCTTATCGATCTCTTCCTGAACACCGTAATACTCGAGGATCGGCTCGTCACGTGTGTAAAGCTTCACGCGGTTGACCGTACGCGGTTGGATGAGGTTCATGAACTCGACCGTTCGGAGGTATTCCTCTTCACTGTCGACGCGGATGGCCGTGAAATCGTCAGCCAGTTGATCACGCAGAATTCGCTGGACAAGGTCGAGATCCTGATGTATCAATGCCGGAGATTTCTTCTTTTCCGAGCCCTTCTTCGAATCGGCCCACATACGAGCCAAATACTTTGCATCGTTTCTAAGGTCTTCCTCAGAAACACCAATGCCGGCGGTACGAACAATGAACCCGCCGGAAGGTATCTCGTTGTCCTGACGGATCCGCTGGATCAGAGTACGCAGACGGCCCCGCTCATTTGCTGATTCGATCTTGCGTGATACGCCGAGATGCTCGATCGTCGGCATATATACAAGGTAACGGCCCGGCAGAGCGATGTGCGACGTAATGCGGGCACCTTTCTTTGCGATCGGCTCCTTGGCGATCTGCACCAATATCTCCTGGCCTTCTTTCAAAAGGTCCGAAATAGTTGGCTGTGGCGAACGGCCCCCACGGTCGCCCCTCTCATTACGGTCGCGCCTGCTGCCTTCATTTGACGGGCGATCGCTGCTCGGGCGGTCACTAACGGGTCTGTCGCCACTCGGACGGTCGCTGGTCGGCCGATCATTTCGTGAGCGTCCTCCGCGCTTGCCGCGTTCACGGCTGTCGCGCCCCCGCGGACGTTCTTCCGCCGACCGCTCTTGAATCACTGATTCGTCAGAACTAGCTTCGACCTCGGGTTCCGGTGCCGTATTTTCTGATCGTTCTTCGGCGATCTCTGTGGGCTCGATCTCTAATTCTGCCAAAGCTTCGATCGGTTCCTCGCCGTCGTTTAGCTCCTCAAGGGCATCTTCGATCTTGACCTTACCACCACGCCGACGGCCCCGGCCTCCTCGACGAACAGCCATCTCGGCTGTTTCACTTGATTCCTTTACGCTCGCTTCGGCATCTTCCAACTCGTCGCCTTTATTTACCGACTTTTTGGCCTTGGGTTTTGCGAATTTGCCCTTTGCGGTGCTTCGCTTTGCCGGGGTCTTGCGTTTTGCGGCCGGTTTTTCTTCGGCTTCATCGGCATTTGCTTTCGAACGGCCTCGTCCCTTCGCAGGCGCCGCCGGTTCGTCGTCTTCGTCCGCGATTCGTTCGAACCCGCTGCCATCGCTCACGACTTCGGCAAGCAATGATCCGACTTCAGCCTCGGTGATGGTCTCCATTTCAAACTCAGCGGCACGTACGCGATCGACGATCGCTTCCTGCATATAGGCGTCCTTGAACATCTCACCGGTGTCCTCATCCTCGCTATCGCTGATGCGTTCGAATCCCGAGTTATCGAACTCGACCTCGAATGTGGGCGTGGGCTCTTCGATCTCGATAACTGGCTCTTTGCCGCGACGGCCGCGACGGCCGCGTTTTTGCTCTTTAACCGGCTCGGGGGCTGGCTCAGATTCGGGTGTACCTTCTCCAGACACAACACTTTCGATAAAATCCTCGCGGTCCAGTTCAGCGTCATCGTCGGTCGATTCAACGATCGGTTCGGTGATCTCCTGAGCAGCTTCCATCTGTTTTTCGCGTGCGGCGCGTGAAAGGTCGATCATCTCGCGGGCGGTGCGTTGGGCCTGTTCGGGCGATTCTTTCTTGCTCTTTTCCATAACGATACGCTCGATCTCCTCTTCTTCGTCGAAGAAATCCGAGACATACAAAAACGCATCGCGTTCGAGGCCAATGTCGACAAACGCCGACTGCATTCCGGGCAGCACACGCATCACGCGGCCCTTATAAACATTGCCGACGACGCCGGAATTCTCTTCGCCGCGTTCGATATAAAACTCGGTAACCTTACCGTTATCGAGGATCGCAATTTTTTTCTCGCGACCATTAACACTGACAATCATCTCTTTGGACATAAAAAATCCTTCCTTTTGAATAAAGTTCTACTGCCCAAAAGGTATTGGAGGCGAAGGATAGGCGGTCATTTCAGTTGGATCACAGACGAAGAGCTTTAAATCGAACGGTCGAGCAGAACTTGCGTTTTGGTTTTATAGCTTGAGTTTGGAAGTGGTTTCCAAATGGACAAGTATTGAATTCTCTTAACGCCAGGGATCTCTCTTACGGCACGAACATCGTGTTCTTACCGCTTTCGGGGAGCACCTATTTCCAAATCGAGGAAAGTGCTCAAACCCGCTAAATATCTCGTTCAAAATCAAATCTTCTGTAAAATCTTCTGAGGCCTGCACCGCTTCGCCGCTCGTTTTTTTCGAGCACCTTCGAGCAAACTACAGATAGTATATGCAGATAAGCGAGGCGAAGTAAACTAAATTCGTACGAATCTCATTGAGCGAACTG from Acidobacteriota bacterium includes the following:
- a CDS encoding ATP-dependent Clp protease ATP-binding subunit; protein product: MADIDAYKDKFSESGRRVLETALGESKKRDQNYVSIEHILHAVAFEEDDLFTSTMRDLAVDPRSVKMLIEKRMESGRQHTGSGFRIAPETTELFKRAMDRARSQGRRVIDGSDIFYVLSNDERSVLNDVLQNLGVPSDEVATSARTRIRKREKEEERTRQKYELPSFLRHFGVSMNKLARQDKIPPTIGREREILQMMEILSHRERSNSPMLVGEPGVGKTAVVEGLARLIELEPEKVPARLRDAHIVQLQMGGLVAGTMLRGMFEERIKGIIDEVKEKDHIILFIDEAHTIIGAGAAMGTTSDAANMFKSSLARGELRIIGATTITEYKEYIADDEALARRFRLVTVDEPTMDQTKEILLGVRPRLEKNYSVTISDEAINMALEMSPKYIRNLHLPDKAIGWLDTASVKVEINEPLEMIVRPEHIIDVISQESRIPKDMIYRDTSDRFSAMEADLGNRVIGQKDAVRAVAERLRLNKGPLKDNHYAPDGVLLFLGPTGVGKTELAKAVAEFMFGDEGKMIRIDMSEYGDGTVGIEKLIGMPRGIVGSERGGILTEQLRDNPYTVLLLDEVEKASPYLMNIFLQAFDEGWITDGRGKKVYLSDAIVIMTSNLGSENFKRYEKPLGFGQKTLGDVSQIKAEAMKAAESRFTPEFRNRIDEIIVFSPLVLDEVREIAKLYLAKLQKNMERQGKVVEVTEAALDLLTEKGFSPAYGARFLKRHIDQKVKLPITNEWKLSTKFIVDAAEGEITVKPGEVFSLN
- a CDS encoding VCBS repeat-containing protein, with the protein product MESRRTRHAISLSVALALAITLLSVGLSPAYAAGGAFDITFDGNGRLATDFSGGQDIAYDVLIQPDGKIVAVGSTDPESDAGLCALTRYNPNGSLDTTFGGDGRVTILVSGLPDCVLEAAAIQSDGKIVAAGRVFNPGGFFNQMAVVRVLPNGDPDTTFSGDGVITGLSFLGPAEIHALAIQPNGSIVVVGDLGTSDMAVARLTSAGVLDTTFSGDGVTTIDFGGTTGEAAQGVHILANGQILIGGTANPANNATRNFALARMNINGSLDTTFDLDGKILTDLPNATTETVFDMKVQGDGKIILAGTNGFDNALVRYNPNGTLDSSFDGDGLVTTSVDSLMDSANEIAFQSDGKIVVVSINTVGSPDFVLLRYHANGTLDASFGTNGILVSDMTNGSSDTSNAVAIQPDGRIVVAGRTRNTSAGSTDNFCVARHLPGNATAFDLDGDGKTDVSIFRPALGQWWHNRSSDGGNRALVFGVSTDTIVPADYTGDGKSDIAFFRPSTGFWYVLRSEDLSFFATPFGASGDVPVPTDFDADGKADIAVFRPSNSTWFINNSGGSPTTIQQFGIAGDVPVAADYDGDAKSDIAIYRPNAVGGAQWWIQRSATSIVAALQFGTSTDKTVVGDFTGDGKADIAFWRPSTGFWNVLRSEDLSYFAFPFGTTGDVPVAGDYDGDGKTDAGVFRPSNSTWFIQRSTAGTLIQQFGAAGDVPLPSAFVR
- the clpB gene encoding ATP-dependent chaperone ClpB, with the protein product MRFDKFTIRGQEAVQEAIGIAEKGQNQQVEPEHLLAAMLEQKEGVVKPIFGKIGANAGAIAGEINAAIEKFPKVTGGQQYFSSRTNTIFQDAQKVAEKMEDEYMSTEHLLLSIAAEKEGDAGRILRSNGVTRDDLEKVITDMRGGSKITDQNAEENFQALDKYAQDLTELARKGKLDPVIGRDDEIRRAIQILSRRTKNNPVLIGEPGVGKTAIVEGLAQRIVSGDVPETLKNKRLVSLDLGAMLAGAKYRGEFEDRLKAVLKEIEKAEGQIILFIDELHTLVGAGASEGAIDASNMLKPALARGTLRSVGATTLAEYQKYIEKDKALERRFQQVYVGEPNVEDTIAILRGLKERYEVHHGVRIKDAAIVAAATLSNRYITDRFLPDKAIDLIDEAASRIRIEIDSLPQEIDVLEREILQLEIERQALTRETDEKSKTRLDDIERRIGDLNEKSSAMKAQWQSEKDEIEKMRDAKGKLEQARLELEQARQAGDLAKAAEIQYGSIPELEKLLESEQARLGELQKDGVFLKEEVDEEDVAEVVAKWTGVPVTKMLQGEMQKLVEMESGLRKRVIGQDEALEAVSNAVRRARAGLQDPNRPVGSFIFLGPTGVGKTETARALAEFLFDDEKAMVRLDMSEYMEKHAVARMIGAPPGYVGYEEGGQLTEAVRRRPYSVVLFDEIEKAHPDVFNVLLQILDDGRLTDSKGRVVDFKNTVLIMTSNLGSREIQAATENPLADREIKKDVLEVLRNHFKPEFLNRIDDIVVFAQLTRDEIAKIIDVQLEKLRRNLDDRGITIELEDSARELIIKEGYDPVYGARPLKRAIQTLVQNPLAVSLLKGDIVSGSIVKVSAENGEMKFTPVVNSAEAGA
- a CDS encoding nucleotide exchange factor GrpE, giving the protein MNEQEIEFDESDEVKIPVNDKRRFSPDGERVVGDEKPTEPVKSAAEIALEAALKIETERREAAEAKLSSVQVKFDEAKANLEKETAEMRTRLMKTLEDRGKQAQFNFLTTLLPVLDNLNLAVAASETDPSVEHLRDGVIGTARSFERALIDVGVEPIASVGVAFDPEQHEAVDMVATDAENDGKITAEYTRGYRFGGKLLRPARVQVGKGMADSAA